Proteins found in one Salvia hispanica cultivar TCC Black 2014 unplaced genomic scaffold, UniMelb_Shisp_WGS_1.0 HiC_scaffold_169, whole genome shotgun sequence genomic segment:
- the LOC125198611 gene encoding V-type proton ATPase subunit d2, which translates to MYGFEAMTFNIHGGYLEAIVRGYRSGLLTAADYNNLCQCETLDDIKMHLSATEYGPYLQNEPSPLHTTTIVEKCTLKLVDEYKHMLTQATEPLSTFLEYITYGHMIDNVVLIVTGTLHERDVQELLEKCHPLGMFDSIATLAVAQNMRELYRLVLVDTPLAPYFSECITSEDLDDMNIEIMRNTLYKAYLEDFYRFCQKLGGATAEIMSDLLAFEADRRAVNITINSIGTELTREDRRKLYSNFGLLYPYGHEELAICEDIDQVRGAMEKYPPYQSIFSKLSYGESQMLDKAFYEEEVKRLCLSFEQQFHYAVFFAYMRLREQEIRNLMWISECVAQNQKSRVHDSVVFIF; encoded by the exons ATGTACGGATTCGAAGCTATGACCTTCAACATCCATGGCGGTTACCTCGAGGCCATCGTCCGGGGCTATCGCTCTGGCCTCCTCACCGCCGCTGATTACAACAACTTATGCCAGTGCGAAACCCTAGACGACATCAAAATGCACCTCTCCGCCACCGAGTACGGACCCTACCTCCAAAACG AGCCATCTCCATTGCACACGACAACAATAGTGGAGAAATGCACCCTTAAACTGGTCGATGAGTATAAACACATGCTGACCCAAGCTACTGAGCCCCTGTCAACCTTTCTAGAGTACATCAC ATATGGTCACATGATTGACAATGTCGTGCTAATTGTCACTGGAACTTTGCATGAGAGAGATGTTCAAGAACTGTTGGAGAAATGTCATCCGTTGGGAATGTTTGACAG CATTGCCACTCTGGCGGTAGCCCAGAACATGAGAGAACTATACAGACTCGTGCTTGTCGACACACCCTTGGCTCCATACTTCTCTGAGTGCATAACTTCTGAG GACTTGGATGATATGAACATAGAAATCATGAGGAATACACTTTACAAGGCATACCTTGAGGATTTTTACAGGTTTTGCCAG AAACTTGGTGGGGCCACCGCTGAGATTATGTCTGACCTCCTGGCATTTGAGGCTGATAGAAGAGCAGTCAATATCACTATAAACAG CATTGGCACTGAGCTTACTCGGGAGGATCGTAGGAAGctttattctaattttggcTTGCT ATATCCTTATGGTCATGAGGAGCTTGCTATTTGTGAGGATATAGACCAG GTTCGTGGTGCCATGGAGAAGTATCCTCCATATCAGTCCATCTTTTCCAAATTATCCTATGGCGAAAGCCAGATGCTTGACAAGGCATTTTATGAAGAGGAAGTGAAACGACTTTGCTTATCATTTGAACAGCAG TTCCATTACGCTGTATTCTTTGCTTACATGAGGTTGAGAGAGCAGGAGATCAGGAATTTGATGTGGATATCTGAATGTGTTGCCCAGAACCAGAAGTCGAGAGTGCATGATAGCgttgttttcatattttag